The Diabrotica virgifera virgifera chromosome 4, PGI_DIABVI_V3a genome segment aaaacttgtaaaaacattttttgcttagaatggcccaaaaaatacaaaaaaatgttttgttttgcaaaaaatcactgttatgttattcctcaagttctttgtttataacaatcttatcgacatccggatcgactgttacccaaaaagttcgtgttttacgggtcaaaatacataaaaaaacttgggtaagtccatctgaattaaggaggccgttgtaccgccactggcgacaggactaaaatacTCTAATGTTAAATTGATACTTACGTTGATTATATAGCCTTGTCATGATAAGATCGAAAGGAGTCATAGCAAAACTGATAGCTACCCCTCCTACCATACTGCTCATAAATGCTGTTAACAATTTCTTATCTTTGAAATAGTCGTACCGTAACAGGTACTGCTTGGAATAGTCAAAAGCCAGGAGTTGCGAAGTGGAACCAACAAATCCTCTGGGCATTGATGCTGTTACTCCTTGGAAAATACCCCGTACCTAAAAGAAGGTCGAAAAATGAAGTTATAGCAAAACATTTTGGTATGTAATAAGATCATTTGTCCATCTCTATCTCATTGATCCGTGTATTAGACAAAAATGAGTAACCTATTGGCACGGTTTGTTTTTAAACCGCTTGCTCtattggctggtagaaatcaagCTTTTTCTCAAGACGATAGAGCAAACGGAATTTCGTACCggatttggaacaaatgatcacctacagagcattaaaacggtaacggactatcgaatacaatcgaccaatgtagatttccataaagcctttgacatgGTAGAGTTGGACAAAATCCTGGAAGCAGTACAAGCaagccgcattgactaccgatacacaagcttaatttacaatacatataAGAACGCAACTATGTTGGTGAAACTACCTATAAACACAGAtcatatcccaatcggcagaggagtccgacagggcgataccttatcgcttaaactgtttaccgcagtactagaacATGCTTGTAAAAATCTTAACTGGGAGGAGAGAGACCTGacattgacggtagaagattaacaaatttgaagtttgcagacgacatagttttgttctctgacaacctcaaagatatgtacaatgctacatgaacttcagttagtgtgtgaTAGTGTAGctgtaggtcttaaaataaacatctccaaaacaaaattcatgacaaacctagtacctagcgtaaatatcaatattggagacaacgaagtagagataaatgtaagaccaaatacttacgatgtcgggatagtattacgaggttttttcctggtttttcctcgtgatttactatggaatctctaacgcgagaattttattgtcatcgttgcatttggttgtctttttaaagacagatcacatgctatgatttttttgtgacggatattcttgagttgggattgatttcatgtaatcgaatgaactatcttttagtaaagttgtcccaggaacgcaactcataaatattggcgatatcattttaaagtagaagactttaaaatgatgtttagaAGACTCATAaagtataatatacgtctgaattgccaatataaatgagtcgggttaaataaattattagaagaattttttttcttagcaacaacatttttgtttgttttagtagtacagtagactcgcgattatccgaggtaactgggaccgtgactacctcggatacggaaaaactcggttaacactgagattggttATATTGATAGAGAAATACCTAAATAatcataactgtggatattttaatgacaaaattaatacagtactgtttataaaagataaaaacatttaacttatcaatattactgtttGTCAAAAAAGTCTGATTTTGCATAAGCTTTATTCCTCTTTTTGATTTTGTAACTCACCTGTTAttacttttgcctcggttaaccgaggggctcggatgaccgagactcggataatcgcgagtctactgtattttgtattttgacaacgaaacccgatttgggcttcgaaacgttaataaaatcatttttttggtaaaattgtggcttatttcccattaaaaatagtttattataaaaatgccacaaggaaatagcttcagaacaacgaagtagagctagtggaaaaatacatataccttgggcacgaaataaagatcacaagaaacaaccaaacatgcgaactacgaagaagaataaatcTAGCAAGgacagcctatggaaaactcaaacaCATCTTTAAAAACGAtataccaatttttttaaaacgttaaacgtttgaccaatgtgtgttgcctgtgataacctatggtgccgaaactttgactttgaaagctacaacttctaaaacgctgcaaatagctcagaggaaaatggaaaggtccaTGCAAACTTTAAGAAGTACATACATAAAATGTACTAAAGCATACCCTGGAGCTGACATTTATAGCAATCAAAATCCAGTTAATAATGTATTTTAGATGAAAAAGATTTTCGAAAgttaaaagagaaaaagtgaCAAGAAAAATAAACATCTCGCAACTAAGAATGCtgaaatgaaaaaagaaaaaagtgtCCTGGTTGATAAAGAAATAGAAACGATAGAGATCTTGGTACATGAGGTGAATCGATTCGCGTCTGCGACTGTTCGGCTCACTCCGAGGAGTGCACCGACCAGCCGAGGCCCTGGTCTGCCTACCTTTCGGCATACGACCTAGATCTTGGTACAGACAGACGTTGAAGTAACATGGACAAAAGATACAAGAAGAAAACATCGGTTTCACGAAAAACAACAAAAAGCAAGAATGGATAACGCGAGAGATCATTTCGCAAAAAAAACTACATAGGcccggatcccgcgtaccaaaaaaagtttacaaacagcaagctgaaaatttgttaatagcttaacagtgtctagtcggacaaactttgatgtatgggaacactgaaacctggaacaggggaagttttaattgtgaaacgtgattttaattgtggagggtgtcatcctgacaagtttatgattgtgaaaactgaAAACTAGcgggttgtttttaagtttattcaatagcaaactttatataatatatgaaaaagtgtttatccgacaaatatgttgggcattttaataaatcccacacgtagaacatgtcaatgacaggaattatgttggtggtaaatagcagtcggtttttgcatgagagtttaatgaaagggtaacaaatcaatttgaaattctgtcggacaaaataaatgggaCGTTCTtctagtctgacgttcgaaacctgtaacctgttccacaaataaaacttcccctgttccagtgttcccgtacatcaaagtttgtctgactagacaccgttaagcttagtgatgtaaaatttccgggaagATTCAAACCCCGAAAATTTTCCAGAAACTTTCCGGGAGTATTGGAAATTTTCGGAAACATGgaaatattgcatttttattaaaattattataataaattatacaaatcagtagttagctttACTTATTGTTGTGGTATTACGACTACagaaaaaatctgttaaaaattaaatgtccaaaaatatttactaaaaatttatttaacttaattaaaaaaatactctgaatatttgttattcctcttcttatgcaatcccctaatggatgttcgcgatcacgtttgaccatttttctctatcccttgcagtatgtatccatgcatttcatttctaattaggtgccccaggtatgccgtttttctctgtttaattgtgcatagcagttgtcgttctgtaccaattcttcttaggattttttcatttgttattcgtgcggtccagagacctttaaggattcgtcgataaatccacatctcaaatgcctccagcttattcattgtgtttatttttaaagtccatccttccatgccatataggagcaccgactaTATGtagcatttcgtgaatcttagtcttaggttcaggtcaaagtcagagttcgtaaagacgtttttgaatttcatgaatgcacttctggccctttctatccgacatttattTTCCATCCTTTATTATTAgtcattataatttaaaaataaaaaatttattttgtttaaaaaatatctatacACTACATAGCTAATATGCTCTTCTCCAGTGAGGCTTTGTCTTGTTAAAGAAGAATCAAGTAAGTTTGTAGCATAGTGCGCAAAATTGGTATTATAACAACTGCTACTTTTTGCAActttatccaaaatatttcatCATCCAGACAGTTCTGTTTAAAATTccgtgaaaattttaaattttcttcctCTATGACCATAAGTATCGGTAAAGCACTTTTAGacgcaataatgttatttatacaATTAAGGATTGAACCCCATCTAGTTTTTACAAGAAGTTTTAATGATATAACTTTATTGTagttttgaattttttctttttatttattatttttcttctgAAATATTCCCATGCATTATacctatactacaatcacaataaaaattcactagaaataaacaaagacACATTGAATGTTCGAGGAGGACTTTGATGATTTGAAAGATTGTTGggaaatcatgatttacaatatttatgtacattgtaaatcccaaatcatgatttgcaaattgtatacattgtaaatcatgattcgggagtatTCCTcttaacattcaacgtgtcttagtttgtttatttctaaggcatctttattgtgattttagtatagtttaggcatttttagtataaaaataataaaggtAATGATCAAAACAATGTTCCACTTGGCAGTGGTATAGGTTCGCCGGCCGTGTGAATTAAATAGCGATACTTCCATGTAAATTAAAATTATGTCACTGACTCTTATGTCCAAAGGGCTCTAGGAAATATTCTcaaaagttctcggaaatattatGGAAAGTTCTCGGAAACATTCTTGAAAATTCTcggaaatattctcgagaattttccattgaaagtttaggggaatattcgcggtcaggagaatatttccattttttataggcgaatattctcggaaactttccaatgttcgcgaatattcgcttggaaatattctcgactTACATCACtagttaagctattaacaaattttcagcttgctatcaataaactttttttggtacgcgagataAAGGACTATTCTTAAGCagaattttttttaggttttataGGTTAGGcgatataataatataactacaAACAAACTTACTCCATTCTTTTGGAAAATTGTTCTTAGAGCACTCCACGTCCCTGTGTGTTTATGTTGATATCCTACTGCGATGTTTTGAACAGCTTGTGTCTGAAGATGTGTTTTGATCAGAAACATCGGACTGCTCATGATCTGTCCCATTGTGCCACCGATGCCAGCTACCATGGCGCTGTTGAATAATATTAGGTTACCGTCTTTGTCGTGCAAAATGCCATTGTTGGATGCTACTTGGTATACTCCTGAAATATTTTAAGATATGATTATAGGTAGAAAAAAATCATAGTTAAGCATCTATATTCGATTTAAGTGCTCTAAAAAATTTCTTGTTGTTGACTAAAATAGAAGTCAAGAAGAAAACAGGTAGCCTGggtcttcgaataaatgaagagaagacaaatacatgctagtaataatagtcgaggaaatgaaactgaaaaaatggcaaaatctagcaattttttcgtccacaatcgatttgtacaaaaatttgggattaggctcatttcaccctctagttcattttctatattgagcggttgtacgcttttggttttttaagggtgaaaactacccctaattgtaaaaaatataaaataacattttaaactttaatattgtcaacatttggttcttattagttacataatgatttttttttgctttaaggTATAATGtcataatattttaacccttacaaCCACTCTTGTTGgaactatatataaaaaattgacttattctaaaagaataatttcggcttgcatcgatttacataaatatttgagattaggatcatctcaccctgtacttcatatatCATGCtgaagggcgttgattatttttaggggtgtaaattaccccttattgtcaaaaattatatacaaacattgtaaactttaatatgggtaaaatttggttttgattggttaaataatgactGTTTTATGGTAAAAGctataatatcatatttcaacccttaaaaacaccCTTAATAACactgcaatttttataagtagataatttaatacatttatacagaaaaaaaaagtagaattaaagaattacaaaaacatctatttacagaaaaatacgaatttacaaatatgtacaaatacaaatacaaatagttttttagtcatcttccagtatacgaactagTTCTCTGGTATTATATatatagaccagggtaataagacaaaaatataccctgttcgtgacacttcagcagccagggtactgaagcgttttttcgacaagtaatacctataggaacaaattgtaactaattcctgcgtaggatctggcggccatttatatttataaacaattaactgtcaaaaaatggcattttccccttttttttcaaatcgattgaaaacaatgaaacttatgatctctttagtacaaatatctttgagattatggaaaaagctttaaaatgacatattgcAAAGTTTGAtaatactcatttattgttaatataattgagaaaaaaggtcggaattgcaaaaaaaaatattttcgcaataactgctgcaaaaattagtgtacaggtttgaaatttttgtcaagtGAGGTTTCTTTGGttcttaatatgtgataaaaatttcaaagcgattcattcaattgtttaaattttattcgaattgtttatctcagagagcatttttttttgcaataacataagtcagaaaaaaatgacgttaggaccattccacaggtgtcaaatgaaagagcatgagctatattttcaacttggtttagagaaaacgaataaaaatgcatttattagtgataaataattatgcaaaagtatgatAATCTtcccttataaactttttgaataactttttccaaaaaaaaatatgtttttttaccctgttttaagtgcacaactaccaagtaatgttatttatatcatacttgactaaaaattgtaataaatatatataatttcttatataacaaaataaaaagtttataaggaaagatttacgatacttttgcataattatttaatactaataaatgcattttttattcactttttttaaaccaaattgaaaatatagctcatgctctttcatttgacacctgtggaatggttctaacttcatttttttctgacttatgttattgcaaaaaaaatgctctctgggataaacaatttgaataaaatttaaacaattgaatgaatcgctttgaaatttttatcacatcttaagcaccaaagaacccttatatgacaaaaatttcaaagctgtacactaatttttataatagatattgcgaaattaattttttttgcaattccgaccttttctctcaattatattaacaataaatgagtatatcaaactttgtaatacgtcattttaaagctttttccataatctcaaagatatttgtactaaaaaaaccataagtttcaccgttttccattgatttgaaaaaatagggaaaaatgccattttttgacagttaattgtttataaataaaaatggccgccagatcctacgcaggaaatagttacaatttgttcttataggtattacctgtcgaaaaaacgcttcagtaccctggctgctcgagtgtcatggaaaaaaccttattaccctggactaatattgaaaatgctctataagcggactattcgaatttttcgaaaaaaaatcgTCTTATAAACATATCTCCTTTATTTTTGGGGATAAAACgtttttttaaaaatgattttgtaggatttttgaagagctataagactatgtaaattaaattccgtaagataccttagtttttaattggggagggtttaaagggctcgataagggggtgtttgctcgtaaatagaggttttaaacagctatatctcgctaattattcactgtaatgaaaatatatgtacaaaaaattttagttatgaaaaaagctacaatttagtaatctataatttttttcgtatctctagtattttcctattttcggagatattttgaagaaaatggcgaaaaatacgaaattgcaaaaaatcaatttttctttaaactccaatttttctaaaattaggccttttaaatgggtcaaacttcttgggtgtattgataatacaaatataaaaggaattacagaaaggtgaagaccaatttttaattaggagggtagttagggggttgtttttactgattttttcataaagaaaagcaggtaccgacctttttttgatcataagtcacttaatttttatgctagaaactttttgttgtTTATCTTTTGAAAGGTCTGATTATATCcttaaaaaaagattatttaaggtttcctcgaaaaatgcaaagttttcccgttatttggctttgaatatttcaaattataaatttgacgaaaaaagctaacctttaacatgccgtatctcggtttttaTTGGTCGTAAAGACACAATTTCGATAGCtacaagtttttttattaaatgcatatttttcgagttattctcaaaaatctctctaaaaaagtggattttttcgtcgaaaaactgttactttcaaccacgaataactcgaaaaatattagttcttcgaaaaaaatgtaaaaaacatgtttttcttagaattacgttTTACATCGACTTACATggctaaaatttaataaaaaattcacacCCCCGAGATGGCGTGGCAACCACCctcaaggttttagcgtacagccgcatgatatagaaaatgctccttgggctattccctaccttctgtgaaaatttcaagtaaatccatgctggacgaaaaaattgcgagccaaaatgcttcatttcctcgactataaaaaatccaagaccaagagttaagcagaacataactattaatgatcACATAGAATAAGAGGTatcagcaaggatagctgcggggaatagagcattatactccctatcaccattattaagatctaagctgctaaaaagacaatctacattaagactgtacatgtcaatacgaggtagtttaaaagttaattacgtttttttgttaatttcgtagcaacatctacaatctacaccctgtagaattgtagtgattggacatcaaattttctatttatattcaaacgatttttaatatagtctactactgctaatcattaacagtatagcgaaatgtttaattttagtatacagggtgggtcgaaactcagaatgagtattttctgagttttttttaaatggaacaccctgtattttagtattgtaatgaaatgatattttatggtactttttttatttcttaagcattccctatacctaagtgctttaatttgtaagttattcgtgattctttaagccaaacattaattgcaacaaaaattacgtgaaactttattaggtggccgtgaaaatatccaatcaaaaataatttttcgacaatttattaatttattaatattgaaagagatatccaaatacattcgtagttaaggttgttgatGGTtaatggtgttccatttaaaaaaacataagtttgtgtcaccctgtcaataggCACGCCAcagtatatttgaaaatattttttaattatggtcCTATCAATGCCCCatcttttacctaaataactttttttcgtatctcttacgacaaacgagtaatttgactttgtcatactaatgccccaccctgtatgaaagctaatcggataagatgagtaggtcatgtagtaagatcagaggaaaaCAGAGTGTTACAGACAGTGTTTTCTGAGAGACTAGatggtagaagatcagtaggccgtcccagaaacagatggaaggatgatgaggatgatgttgaagccgatttatctaggattggAGTACAACCATGGGAAATGGAAGCGAGAGATCGCAGAAGATGGAGATCTATAATGGATGCTgtgaagactcaccccgagttgtaaagccagtcaagaagaagtcTTTTAGTATGATGCTCAACTCATCTCTAACAGTTGGATGAATTTTTTGTCGAACTACTTGTCTTTGGCTTCAAGATCGTCCCTCGATTAGTTCTATAAAGCACACTTTTAAGATCTAGAGACCACAACACAACTGTGGAAAGAATTGACGAATTCAAACTGCTATTCATCTTACTTCGACATGGTAATTGTCTGGATAACAAAatgtctagtaaaataaaattacactacatgtaaatcaaaatgtaaattcgtacaggttgaaaaaaattttatatcaaagtttaggtatgtacaaaagatattttcaagaaagtatccaagtcatacaaggggatcattgtttaaataattaaaaaggggtaatttttgcaaaaaaattactttttaactgctgaggtcattcaattacaaatgaaggtctataggattgttttctgcaaagttaaagggcaaatctttcacataagacttactaaattaaatgtgaccccctatttatttaaataattatacataaaactttaaaaacaaatttgcaaaaaattatttttagcgttttaaataagcactataaaatatcttattttacaggagaagttgcgctatgttatcagtattaataaaaaaaattggtccaaaaatatttaatattttttgagatattgaatttgtttatttagggccggtatttcaatagctacttaagcttttgcttagctaagcctgtgtcaaaagttacggagaagcttaagctgggtgccgtatttccatcattctcttaactaaactgatgctcagctgtaaagttaattggtttggtacctctgaatacgtcaaagtgccagagctaactgttctgaggtaaaaaccactactgttgacatttaattttatcttgtcatctgtatcaatgttatttttacttcacttaattttgtgtacatggtacatgtgtttttagtttattctctatattttctctggttatatttttattgttattttgcataagcaatagatccgtcttttttaattttgtttattggatatattccttaaaatgtcaaattggaatgtaagtttatttttgtaaaataaatatacctaccaagcattgtagaaataaacaattttcatgtgcctacaccttccaaaagtagtaagaattttaataatcgttattacgattaataaattaatagattattatttaataatccaataataacgttattacttaaaagttggttttcaaaagaactctataattaataatctatagaaataacctcaaaaaacagaaaacaaattttaagcaaaggcttaaaccaactcccgcgcgagcttaaaattatttggtttaagcctaggcttaagcctcaaattgaagtggaaatacaggcatctaagct includes the following:
- the LOC126883355 gene encoding solute carrier family 25 member 35-like, yielding MSEFVLAASAAMGACIFTNPLEVLKTRMQFQGELQAKGKHAVHYRNVFHATYNIVKNDGVLALQKGLVPALWVQLFLNGMRLGVYQVASNNGILHDKDGNLILFNSAMVAGIGGTMGQIMSSPMFLIKTHLQTQAVQNIAVGYQHKHTGTWSALRTIFQKNGVRGIFQGVTASMPRGFVGSTSQLLAFDYSKQYLLRYDYFKDKKLLTAFMSSMVGGVAISFAMTPFDLIMTRLYNQPTDAKGKGTMYNSYLDCVRKIYKTEGVSAFYKGVGPMYLRLGPHTVLCLVFWDELNHLYAKFKTSELKIN